Proteins from a single region of Symphalangus syndactylus isolate Jambi chromosome 12, NHGRI_mSymSyn1-v2.1_pri, whole genome shotgun sequence:
- the LOC134734516 gene encoding putative dimethylaniline monooxygenase [N-oxide-forming] 6: MSKRVGIIGAGVSGLAAIRCCLEEGLEPTCFERSNDVGGLWKFSTLVSSRKKCPSFLVMGQWVVVTEKDGKQESTIFDAVMICSGHHVYSNLPTDSFPGLDQFRGNYLHSWDYKNPEAFKGKRVLVIGLGNSGSDIAVELSRLATQVIVSTRSGSWVMSRVWDDGYPSDMIYVTRFASFLRNVLPSFVSDWLYVQKMNTWLKHENYGLMPLNGSLRKEPVFNDELPSRILCGTLSIKPSVKEFTETSAVFEDGTMFEAIDSVIFATGYDFSYPFLDETIMKSRNNEVTLFKGIFPPLMEKPTLAVIGLVQSLGAAIPTADLQARWAAKVFANSCTLPTTNEMMDDIDEKMGKKLKWFGQSQTLQTDYITYMDELGSFIGAKPNITWLFLTDPRLALEVYFGPCSPHQFRLMGPGKWDGARNAILTQWNRTVKPTRTRVVSEAQRPHPFYNLLKMLSFPLLLLAVTLPFY, encoded by the exons ATGAGCAAGAGGGTTGGCATCATCGGAGCTGGAGTCAGCGGCTTGGCTGCCATACGGTGCTGTctggaggaggggctggagcCCACTTGCTTTGAAAGGAGCAATGATGTTGGAGGCCTGTGGAAATTCTCG ACCCTGGTTTCCAGTAGAAAGAAATGTCCCAGCTTCTTAGTCATGGGCCAATGGGTTGTTGTTACTGAAAAGGATGGGAAACAGGAATCTACTATTTTTGATGCTGTAATGATTTGTTCAGGACATCATGTATACTCCAATCTGCCAACTGATTCCTTTCCTG GCCTGGACCAGTTTCGAGGCAACTACCtccatagctgggattataagaatCCAGAAGCCTTCAAGGGGAAGAGGGTCCTCGTGATTGGTCTGGGGAATTCTGGATCTGACATTGCTGTTGAGCTCAGCCGTCTGGCTACACAG GTCATTGTCAGTACCAGAAGTGGTTCCTGGGTCATGAGTCGGGTCTGGGATGATGGCTATCCTTCGGATATGATATACGTTACCCGCTTTGCATCCTTTCTCCGGAATGTCCTTCCTTCATTCGTCTCTGACTGGTTATATGTCCAGAAGATGAACACGTGGCTTAAGCATGAGAACTACGGCCTAATGCCATTAAATGG TTCCCTGAGAAAAGAGCCTGTGTTCAATGATGAGCTCCCATCCCGCATCCTGTGTGGCACTCTGTCCATCAAGCCCAGTGTGAAGGAGTTCACGGAAACCTCAGCTGTGTTTGAGGATGGGACCATGTTTGAGGCTATTGACTCTGTCATCTTTGCAACAGGCTATGATTTTTCCTACCCCTTCCTTGATGAGACCATCATGAAAAGCAGAAACAATGAGGTTACCTTGTTTAAAGGCATCTTCCCCCCACTAATGGAGAAGCCAACCTTGGCTGTGATTGGCTTGGTTCAGTCCCTTGGAGCTGCCATCCCCACAGCAGACCTGCAAGCCCGCTGGGCTGCTAAAGTATTTGCAA aCTCATGTACTCTGCCAACCACGAATGAAATGATGGATGACATTGatgagaaaatggggaaaaaactcAAGTG GTTTGGCCAGAGCCAGACTTTGCAGACAGATTACATCACATATATGGATGAGCTGGGCTCTTTCATAGGGGCCAAGCCTAACATAACATGGCTCTTCCTGACAGATCCCCGCCTGGCCCTGGAGGTGTACTTTGGCCCTTGCAGCCCACACCAGTTTCGACTGATGGGACCAGGGAAGTGGGATGGGGCCAGAAATGCCATCCTGACCCAATGGAACCGGACAGTGAAGCCAACCAGGACAAGAGTTGTCAGTGAAGCTCAGCGACCCCACCCCTTTTACAATTtgcttaaaatgctttcattccCATTACTCCTTCTGGCTGTTACACTTCCATTTTATTAA